One genomic segment of Pedobacter endophyticus includes these proteins:
- a CDS encoding lysophospholipid acyltransferase family protein: protein MIKRGIAHLGVFFLYLISLLPLPLLFFFARLLYYLLYYVIGYRKKVVRENLVRSFPEKTTTEIAAIEKKFFKFLANLIFEIIKLTSISEKQLLKRVKFSGLDKLEHHFKAGQSVLACTGHYGNWEMGMLALGASISAKALVIYKPINNKVFETWFDKLRTRYGNVFIAMKQTLRGMAAYKNEPTLLCFASDQTPKQEKSNCYVNFLNQPTAAFLGIEKIAKSTNRPIYYFKVNVIEKGYYHVDILPMCMEPSLTKDYEITNLQFKFLEDIINEHPEYWLWSHKRWKFKPE from the coding sequence ATGATTAAAAGAGGGATTGCGCATTTAGGCGTATTTTTTTTGTACCTGATATCGCTGTTACCACTGCCCCTTTTGTTTTTTTTTGCAAGATTACTATATTATCTGCTTTATTACGTAATTGGCTATCGAAAAAAAGTAGTTCGCGAGAATTTGGTTCGCTCCTTTCCTGAGAAAACGACAACGGAAATCGCCGCTATTGAAAAGAAGTTTTTCAAATTTTTGGCCAACCTGATCTTTGAGATCATTAAGCTCACTTCTATTTCTGAAAAGCAGCTGTTAAAACGCGTGAAGTTTTCGGGCCTCGATAAGTTAGAGCATCATTTTAAAGCCGGCCAAAGCGTTTTGGCTTGCACCGGGCATTATGGAAACTGGGAAATGGGTATGTTGGCACTCGGCGCAAGTATTTCCGCAAAAGCACTCGTTATTTATAAACCCATTAACAATAAAGTTTTCGAAACCTGGTTTGATAAACTGAGGACACGTTATGGCAACGTCTTTATCGCCATGAAACAAACCTTAAGAGGAATGGCCGCCTATAAAAACGAACCCACACTGTTATGTTTCGCGAGCGACCAAACCCCAAAACAAGAGAAATCAAACTGTTATGTCAACTTTCTAAACCAGCCCACAGCCGCATTTCTCGGTATCGAAAAAATTGCTAAGTCAACCAATCGGCCCATTTACTATTTTAAAGTCAACGTAATTGAAAAGGGCTATTACCATGTCGATATTTTGCCGATGTGTATGGAGCCCTCGCTAACGAAAGACTATGAAATTACTAACTTGCAGTTTAAATTTTTAGAAGATATTATAAATG
- the bioB gene encoding biotin synthase BioB — MQTTRHDWTKEEIYEIYNRPFLDLVYEAATIHRENKDYNEVQVSSLISIKTGGCAEDCSYCPQAARYHTDLEVQPLMQVSQVVSAAVKAKEGGASRLCMGAAWREVRDNRDFDRVIEMVKAVNDMDMEVCCTLGMLTENQAQRLADAGLYAYNHNIDTSEDDYKRIISTRTYDDRLNTIKNVRKAKLTVCSGGIIGLGETVEDRVSMLQTLSNMEKHPESVPVNALVPVKGTPLENQPRVPIWDMVRMIATARIVMPNSVVRLSAGRNEMSTLEQAFCFMAGASSIFAGDKLLTTPNPAFIDDMAMFELLGLKTRDAFKNGRPENTRIEQAVV; from the coding sequence ATGCAAACAACACGACACGATTGGACAAAAGAAGAAATATACGAAATTTATAACCGGCCATTTCTAGATTTGGTTTATGAGGCGGCAACCATTCACAGAGAAAATAAAGATTATAACGAAGTACAAGTCAGTTCGTTAATATCCATTAAAACAGGTGGCTGCGCCGAAGATTGTTCATACTGCCCGCAGGCAGCACGTTACCATACCGACTTGGAGGTTCAACCCTTAATGCAGGTGAGCCAGGTGGTAAGTGCGGCAGTTAAAGCTAAAGAGGGTGGGGCATCGCGTTTGTGTATGGGCGCTGCATGGCGTGAAGTACGCGATAACCGCGATTTTGACCGCGTTATTGAAATGGTAAAGGCTGTTAACGATATGGACATGGAGGTTTGTTGTACCCTAGGTATGCTAACCGAAAACCAGGCTCAGCGCCTCGCCGATGCAGGTTTATATGCTTACAACCACAATATTGATACCTCTGAAGATGATTATAAACGCATTATCTCTACCAGAACTTACGACGACCGTTTAAACACCATTAAAAATGTGCGTAAGGCCAAACTAACTGTTTGTAGTGGCGGTATTATTGGCCTGGGTGAAACGGTGGAAGACCGTGTTTCGATGTTACAAACCTTATCAAACATGGAAAAACATCCGGAATCTGTTCCGGTGAATGCGCTGGTTCCGGTAAAGGGCACACCTTTAGAAAACCAACCACGGGTACCGATTTGGGATATGGTGAGAATGATTGCCACCGCACGCATCGTAATGCCAAATTCGGTGGTGCGTTTATCTGCGGGAAGAAACGAAATGAGCACGCTTGAACAAGCTTTCTGCTTTATGGCCGGTGCAAGCTCTATTTTTGCGGGCGATAAGTTGTTAACCACACCAAACCCGGCATTTATTGATGATATGGCAATGTTTGAATTGCTGGGGCTCAAAACCAGAGATGCTTTTAAAAACGGTAGACCAGAAAACACCCGCATTGAACAAGCGGTTGTTTAA
- a CDS encoding WbqC family protein, protein MHNTAILPLFYLPPVGYFSLLQQVAPDFLIEKNEHLVKQTYRNRASIYSPNGKLDLTVPLVKGAKTHTKMKDVKISNDYNWQRLHWLSLETCYRSSAYFEYYEDELSRFYTQTFNFLFDYNFELLQWLTKKLKLTINLETTATYEDNVAAELDFRAMMNPKRKEDIVNNKPYYQVFEDRHEFLPNLSVVDLLFNQGPQAKLYL, encoded by the coding sequence ATGCATAATACAGCTATACTTCCTTTATTTTATCTTCCGCCGGTTGGTTACTTTAGCTTATTACAACAAGTTGCGCCGGATTTTTTGATCGAAAAAAACGAACATCTGGTTAAGCAAACGTACCGCAACCGGGCCAGCATTTATTCGCCCAACGGGAAATTGGATTTGACTGTGCCGCTTGTAAAAGGCGCTAAAACACATACGAAAATGAAGGATGTAAAGATTAGCAACGATTATAACTGGCAGCGCCTGCATTGGCTGAGCCTGGAAACGTGTTACCGCAGTTCGGCTTATTTTGAATATTACGAAGATGAACTGTCGCGTTTTTATACGCAAACATTCAATTTTTTGTTCGATTATAATTTCGAGCTCTTGCAATGGCTTACAAAAAAGCTCAAATTAACTATCAACTTGGAAACCACTGCAACTTATGAAGACAATGTTGCGGCCGAGCTTGATTTTAGGGCGATGATGAACCCGAAACGGAAAGAGGATATTGTAAACAATAAGCCATATTACCAGGTATTTGAAGACCGGCACGAGTTTTTACCCAACTTAAGTGTAGTGGATTTGTTATTTAACCAAGGCCCGCAAGCCAAACTGTACTTGTAA
- the corA gene encoding magnesium/cobalt transporter CorA, with translation MKKEKPSSKRKRYKIPEPGTSPGLYIIDGEALKPKIVLHTYNDKSYKKEKIKNISNLDKLIEDKDFFYWLDIRGLGDPNIFETLYSKFDISRLVLEDITSSYQRPTIDEYDNDNYIFAVSRHLYLDENDTLINEQVSFILSDHTLITFQETYVDCFEPVRKRLEIGKGNIRVGGSSYLMYAIMDVIVDQYFSLLNFWGEELDAIEDRLYAHPDKRIMHDTQAIKRSLITIRKAVWPERDKLNDIIRSDSPLISELTKTYMKDAYDHCIQTIDFIESLKEIASANIDMNLSIISNRMNEIMKVLTIISSIFIPLTFIAGIYGMNFSREDPVTGKVMPANMPELYSPHGYIWTWVVMGVIAVVQIIYFWRKGWFK, from the coding sequence ATGAAAAAGGAGAAACCAAGCAGTAAACGTAAGCGTTATAAAATACCCGAGCCCGGCACCAGTCCTGGTTTATATATTATTGATGGCGAAGCGCTTAAACCCAAAATTGTTCTGCATACCTATAATGATAAGTCTTACAAAAAGGAGAAGATAAAAAATATCAGTAATCTCGATAAATTAATTGAGGACAAAGATTTTTTTTATTGGTTGGATATCAGGGGCCTGGGCGACCCGAATATCTTCGAAACACTTTACTCGAAGTTTGACATTAGCAGATTGGTACTTGAAGATATTACGAGCTCTTACCAACGCCCAACGATAGATGAATACGACAACGACAATTATATTTTTGCGGTAAGCAGACACTTATATTTGGATGAAAATGATACATTGATTAATGAGCAGGTTTCGTTTATTCTTTCAGATCATACGCTAATCACTTTTCAGGAGACTTATGTAGACTGTTTCGAGCCGGTTAGGAAACGCCTGGAAATAGGTAAGGGCAATATCCGGGTTGGCGGAAGCAGCTATTTAATGTATGCCATTATGGATGTAATCGTGGATCAGTATTTTTCGCTGCTGAATTTTTGGGGCGAGGAACTGGATGCGATTGAAGACCGACTGTATGCGCATCCGGATAAGCGCATTATGCACGATACGCAGGCCATAAAACGATCGCTGATTACCATTAGGAAAGCGGTGTGGCCTGAACGCGACAAGTTGAATGACATTATCAGATCGGACAGCCCCTTAATTTCTGAGCTGACCAAAACGTACATGAAAGATGCTTACGACCACTGCATCCAAACCATCGATTTTATTGAATCGCTAAAGGAAATTGCCTCGGCCAATATCGATATGAATCTTTCGATTATTAGCAACCGGATGAACGAGATTATGAAAGTGCTAACCATTATTTCGTCTATTTTTATTCCCTTAACATTTATAGCCGGTATTTACGGCATGAACTTTAGCAGGGAAGACCCGGTAACAGGCAAGGTAATGCCCGCTAATATGCCGGAGCTTTATAGCCCCCACGGTTACATCTGGACCTGGGTAGTGATGGGTGTAATTGCAGTTGTTCAGATTATTTATTTCTGGCGAAAAGGCTGGTTTAAGTAG
- the mgtE gene encoding magnesium transporter, with the protein MQSFEIDKTDVQKVKKAILAGDETLKEVLEEYHASEIAILFERLAKSEQQYIINLLPAEIASEIISEMDEESHPEDLLFQLHPDKRTEIVEELDYDDATDIISQLEDHEQREILEDLEDDHASEIRNLLTYDEKTAGGLMNTDLICVNINLTKKDALDEIIRQSEEMEEFYTIYVIDDEQKFRGIVSLEDIVKARHSAKIVDLVKMDAVYVHPDTDQEEVADLISQYNLTSIPVIDNYEKLLGRVTFDDVIDVLEAESTEDILKISGVSEDEELSGNWVEAVKSRLPWLIINLGTAFLASSVVRYFDPTIKLIPSLAAYMTIIAGMGGNAATQALAVTVRRISLYDLTDKQAYRTVLKEFTVGLINGAANGIIVFVFAFLFDGNPMLGLVIFLAMTGNLVIAGVTGAGIPLILKRVGIDPAIASSIIITTFTDVFGFLLILGLSSKLLL; encoded by the coding sequence ATGCAGTCATTCGAGATAGATAAAACCGACGTACAAAAGGTTAAAAAAGCGATTTTAGCTGGCGATGAAACTTTAAAGGAAGTTTTAGAGGAATATCATGCCTCAGAGATCGCCATCTTATTTGAGCGTTTAGCCAAGTCAGAGCAACAATATATTATTAACCTGCTTCCTGCCGAAATTGCCTCCGAAATTATTTCGGAGATGGATGAAGAGTCGCACCCCGAGGATCTACTGTTTCAACTTCACCCCGACAAGCGTACGGAAATTGTTGAGGAGCTCGATTATGACGATGCTACCGACATTATTTCGCAGCTTGAAGATCATGAGCAGCGTGAAATTCTCGAAGATTTAGAAGATGATCACGCCTCAGAAATTCGAAACCTCTTAACCTACGACGAGAAAACGGCGGGTGGTTTAATGAATACCGATTTAATTTGTGTAAACATTAACCTGACCAAAAAAGACGCCCTGGATGAAATTATTCGTCAAAGCGAGGAGATGGAAGAGTTTTACACCATTTATGTAATCGACGACGAGCAAAAATTCAGGGGAATTGTATCGTTAGAAGATATTGTTAAGGCGAGGCACAGTGCCAAGATTGTAGATCTGGTAAAAATGGATGCCGTTTACGTCCATCCCGATACCGATCAGGAGGAAGTTGCCGATCTCATTTCGCAATACAATTTAACCAGTATCCCGGTTATTGATAATTATGAAAAACTTTTGGGCCGCGTTACTTTCGATGACGTGATCGATGTACTTGAGGCTGAAAGTACGGAAGATATTTTAAAAATATCAGGGGTTTCAGAAGATGAGGAACTGAGCGGTAACTGGGTGGAGGCCGTAAAATCGCGTTTGCCATGGTTAATTATCAATTTAGGCACGGCCTTTTTAGCTTCGTCGGTTGTGCGTTACTTCGACCCCACCATTAAGCTGATTCCGTCTTTGGCGGCCTATATGACCATTATTGCCGGGATGGGCGGAAATGCCGCCACTCAGGCGCTTGCGGTAACAGTAAGGCGTATATCACTTTACGATTTGACTGATAAACAAGCCTATCGAACCGTGTTAAAGGAATTTACCGTTGGATTGATCAATGGTGCCGCAAATGGAATAATTGTTTTTGTGTTTGCCTTTTTGTTCGACGGAAATCCCATGCTCGGATTGGTTATCTTTTTGGCAATGACAGGGAATTTGGTGATAGCAGGGGTAACCGGCGCCGGCATTCCACTAATTTTGAAACGTGTTGGAATTGATCCGGCCATTGCATCATCTATTATTATTACTACTTTTACCGATGTTTTTGGTTTCCTTTTAATTTTAGGGTTATCCAGTAAACTATTATTATAG